In Carnobacterium sp. CP1, the following are encoded in one genomic region:
- a CDS encoding peptide ABC transporter substrate-binding protein, with amino-acid sequence MKNKKWWQLSAVVLTAGLLAACGNSTETDAETSSKDKTKGENLAEEQVLNLVEIAELPTGDTALATDTVSFTVFNQVNEGLYRLDKDSQPIPALATEEATVSEDGLEYTFKLREGATWSNGDPVTAKDFVYAWQRVVNPDTAASYSYLFEGIKNAAAIMAGEAEPETLGAEAVNDYEFKVTMEKPVPYFISLMAFPTFFPQNQAFVEEQGERYGTSAETMIFNGPFTFSEWDGTNLNWTYEKNEDYWDVENVILDEINVEVIKETSTALNLYDSGQLDRVNLTGEFAKQFQGNEDYVVETEARSSYLQFNQERDGQKTDLANENLRKALAVSYDHELLVNEILANGSQELGGLVPADLAANPTTGKDFREESGDYLAYDKEAAVEYWEKAKAELGVDSLELELLGDDDESNKKIAAYMKDQIESNLPGVTIKVRNVPFKVRLEAQTKQDYDFALGGWGADFADPVNFIDLLMTDSPYNRSSYSNEEFDKLVDLSKGENATDVDARWKNLLDAEKILLDEAGVAPLFQRAAATLQKTYVKDIYNHQVGAKYTYKNAYIEAH; translated from the coding sequence ATGAAAAATAAAAAGTGGTGGCAATTGAGTGCTGTGGTATTAACAGCAGGTTTATTAGCGGCATGTGGAAACAGTACTGAAACAGATGCGGAAACAAGTTCAAAAGATAAAACAAAAGGCGAGAATTTAGCAGAAGAACAAGTCTTAAACTTAGTGGAAATTGCTGAGTTGCCGACAGGAGATACTGCACTTGCGACCGATACAGTTAGTTTTACTGTTTTTAACCAAGTAAATGAAGGGCTTTATCGTTTGGATAAAGATAGCCAGCCTATTCCTGCTTTAGCAACAGAAGAAGCAACGGTTTCAGAAGACGGATTAGAGTATACCTTTAAATTACGGGAAGGGGCAACCTGGTCTAATGGCGATCCTGTAACAGCGAAAGATTTTGTTTATGCTTGGCAACGGGTAGTGAATCCTGATACAGCCGCTTCTTATTCTTATTTATTTGAAGGAATCAAAAATGCTGCTGCCATCATGGCTGGCGAAGCAGAACCAGAAACGCTGGGAGCTGAGGCCGTTAATGACTATGAGTTTAAAGTAACCATGGAAAAGCCCGTCCCATACTTTATTTCTTTAATGGCTTTTCCGACGTTCTTCCCTCAAAACCAAGCGTTTGTTGAAGAACAAGGCGAACGTTATGGTACTTCTGCAGAAACAATGATTTTCAATGGACCTTTTACATTTAGTGAATGGGACGGAACGAATTTGAACTGGACATACGAAAAGAATGAAGATTACTGGGATGTTGAAAATGTTATCTTAGATGAAATCAATGTAGAAGTTATCAAAGAAACTTCTACAGCGCTAAATTTATATGATTCTGGACAATTGGATCGTGTTAATTTAACAGGAGAATTTGCGAAACAATTCCAAGGGAACGAAGATTATGTTGTTGAAACTGAAGCAAGATCTTCTTACTTGCAGTTTAACCAAGAACGTGACGGCCAAAAGACCGATTTAGCTAACGAAAACTTGCGTAAAGCTCTTGCCGTTTCTTATGACCATGAATTGTTAGTCAATGAAATCTTAGCAAATGGTTCTCAAGAATTAGGAGGATTAGTTCCTGCCGATTTAGCAGCGAATCCGACAACCGGAAAAGATTTCCGCGAAGAGTCTGGAGATTATCTAGCTTATGATAAAGAAGCGGCTGTTGAGTATTGGGAGAAAGCAAAAGCTGAATTAGGCGTCGACAGTCTAGAGTTAGAATTACTTGGCGACGATGATGAATCCAATAAAAAAATTGCTGCTTATATGAAAGATCAGATTGAAAGCAATTTACCAGGTGTAACCATAAAAGTTAGAAACGTACCTTTCAAAGTCCGTTTAGAAGCACAGACTAAACAAGATTACGATTTTGCTTTAGGCGGTTGGGGAGCAGACTTTGCTGACCCGGTAAACTTTATTGATTTGTTAATGACAGACAGCCCGTATAACCGTTCTAGCTACAGCAATGAAGAATTTGATAAATTAGTCGACTTGTCTAAAGGCGAAAATGCAACCGATGTAGATGCTCGTTGGAAAAACTTATTGGATGCAGAAAAAATCCTATTAGATGAAGCAGGCGTGGCACCACTTTTCCAAAGAGCTGCTGCCACTTTGCAAAAAACATATGTTAAAGACATTTACAATCACCAAGTAGGAGCAAAATACACTTACAAGAATGCTTATATCGAAGCTCATTAA
- a CDS encoding DsbA family oxidoreductase has protein sequence MKIDIWTDFVCPFCYIGKRHLEEALGDRQDVEIEYHSYELDPTAPEKYEGSIEEYFKEKKGMEESQAQEMIKQVTQMAHETGLDYHYETIQHGNSLKAHRLFQYAKEQGKGNEFIELGKKAYFIESQSLNDTDVLVRLAVSLGLAEDKVREILSSEEFLSAVRIDQAEAAEIGVQGVPFFVINEKYGISGAQPVATFKEVIADIEKEES, from the coding sequence ATGAAAATTGATATCTGGACAGATTTTGTTTGTCCTTTTTGTTATATTGGAAAAAGACATTTGGAAGAAGCATTAGGGGATCGACAAGATGTTGAAATCGAGTACCATAGTTATGAATTAGATCCAACTGCTCCTGAAAAATATGAAGGATCAATCGAAGAATATTTCAAAGAAAAAAAAGGTATGGAAGAATCCCAAGCTCAAGAGATGATCAAACAAGTGACGCAAATGGCTCACGAAACCGGCTTAGATTACCATTATGAAACCATTCAGCACGGAAACAGTTTAAAAGCTCATCGTTTGTTTCAATACGCTAAAGAACAAGGCAAAGGCAATGAATTTATCGAACTCGGAAAAAAAGCTTACTTTATTGAGAGCCAATCCTTAAACGATACTGACGTGTTGGTTAGGCTTGCAGTTTCATTAGGCTTAGCCGAAGATAAAGTCCGCGAAATACTTTCCTCTGAAGAATTTCTTTCCGCTGTTCGGATAGATCAAGCAGAAGCAGCTGAAATAGGTGTGCAAGGCGTTCCGTTCTTCGTGATCAATGAAAAATATGGCATCAGCGGCGCACAACCCGTTGCTACATTTAAAGAAGTGATCGCTGATATCGAGAAAGAAGAATCCTAA
- a CDS encoding NCS2 family permease — MKLFNLEEKNTSVKQEMMAGFTSFFAISYIIVVNPLILADAGMPAQLSVFATIFVSAIGSILMGIWGKAPLVMTPGMGVNAFFTYTIVGSMGLSWQEALAVVVTSSFIFIIIGYTNISTLLVQAIPDSLKHGITAGIGLFLVMIGLENGGIIVDGGANSFVVLGDLTNPLTLLALLGITLSAVLYLRRVRGSFFIGIVVVTLLSLVLGAHTPGDSSFSLSNLTEYPALIGAFDFSSAFTIPFILAVFSLTMILIFESIGLFEGMLEDKSRFKNAFRVSGVMTLLSGLLGTSPTIPAAESASGIKEGGKTGLTAVTAGVLFLLSLAFTPLLAYIPNAALAPVIVITGAIMMENLQHIPFDDFSEWLPAFFIVVMIPLTSSIVDGLAFGFIAYPILKLAIGEIGTVKKEMRIVSFLFLLTMIAIAVL; from the coding sequence GTGAAACTTTTTAATTTAGAAGAAAAAAATACAAGTGTCAAACAAGAAATGATGGCAGGGTTCACCTCGTTTTTTGCGATTTCGTACATTATTGTCGTCAATCCTTTGATTTTAGCTGATGCGGGTATGCCGGCACAATTGAGTGTCTTTGCGACCATATTTGTTTCAGCTATCGGAAGCATTTTGATGGGTATTTGGGGAAAAGCACCCTTAGTGATGACCCCTGGTATGGGAGTCAACGCGTTTTTCACTTATACTATTGTGGGTTCCATGGGATTGAGCTGGCAAGAAGCACTGGCCGTGGTGGTAACCTCAAGTTTTATTTTTATTATCATTGGCTACACGAATATCAGTACTTTACTGGTACAAGCCATTCCGGATTCATTAAAACATGGCATCACAGCTGGGATCGGGTTGTTTTTAGTGATGATCGGTTTGGAGAATGGCGGGATTATTGTTGACGGGGGAGCTAACTCATTTGTTGTATTAGGAGATTTAACGAATCCCTTAACCCTTTTGGCTTTATTGGGAATTACGCTCTCTGCTGTTTTATATCTTAGAAGAGTAAGAGGCAGCTTTTTCATCGGAATTGTTGTTGTAACGCTCCTTTCATTAGTGCTAGGGGCTCACACGCCGGGAGATTCATCATTTTCTTTGAGCAACTTGACTGAATACCCTGCTTTGATCGGAGCGTTTGATTTCTCCAGTGCATTCACTATTCCCTTTATATTAGCAGTATTCTCATTGACGATGATTTTGATTTTTGAATCGATTGGACTGTTTGAAGGGATGTTAGAAGACAAGAGCCGTTTCAAGAATGCCTTTCGTGTTAGTGGTGTAATGACGCTGCTATCAGGACTGCTGGGAACTAGCCCAACTATTCCTGCTGCTGAAAGTGCTTCAGGAATCAAAGAGGGTGGAAAGACCGGGCTTACCGCTGTGACGGCTGGAGTATTGTTCCTGCTTTCTTTAGCATTTACACCGTTATTGGCTTACATTCCGAATGCGGCTTTAGCTCCGGTTATTGTGATCACTGGAGCAATTATGATGGAAAATTTACAGCACATTCCATTTGATGATTTTAGTGAATGGCTGCCGGCTTTCTTTATTGTCGTGATGATTCCGTTGACTTCAAGCATTGTAGATGGCTTGGCCTTTGGTTTTATTGCTTACCCTATTTTAAAATTAGCAATAGGCGAGATTGGAACAGTCAAAAAAGAAATGCGAATCGTTTCTTTCTTATTTCTATTGACGATGATTGCCATCGCGGTGCTTTAA
- a CDS encoding glycoside hydrolase family 13 protein, producing the protein MEKITYNSWSNNYKTPFGALKVDSQVVFTINCQLPAIHAVYLMIHKDFGQSFQIEMEAVKEGNYQTTFELSEGNGLYFYYFKIDYPLNNHVETLYYGNNRYQLGGLGETYYEIEDIKQYQLTSYLYDDPAPEWYRSGVAYQIFVDRFYNGNEKGIVSHPKKNSFIYASPEDDPVYLKDEIGDIMRWEFFGGNLKGIIQKLPYLANLGITILYLNPIFEARSNHKYDTGDFLKIDPMFGDEAIFKELIEQARTLGIHIILDGVFNHTGADSRYFNRYGTYDDLGAYQSRESEYADWYTFDQFPEEYQSWWGIKDVPTLNKETPAVQNFIYAGKDSVIRTWSKLGLGGWRIDVADELSDSFLAGIRKALEETIAEPVLIGEVWEDASNKIAYEQRRHYLEGGMLHGAMNYPFREIIIGVLNHTITTKEAALRSMHLKENYPPEAFKNNFNNIGTHDTARILTAVQNNVPALKQALALLFALPGIPCLYYGDEAGVEGGEDPANRKMFPWGRENKTIQSYAYEWIALRREEAALQEGDYYAFSTRKVLGIVRYLSEEEYLVLLINVSDQEVTFTTKETTTDYSFDIQAFLTKQGLAEKTIPAQGIQVIKKSR; encoded by the coding sequence TTGGAAAAGATAACCTATAATTCATGGTCAAACAACTATAAAACACCATTTGGGGCTTTAAAAGTGGATAGCCAAGTGGTGTTTACCATCAACTGCCAATTGCCCGCTATCCATGCAGTCTATCTTATGATCCACAAAGATTTTGGACAGAGCTTTCAAATTGAAATGGAGGCAGTAAAAGAAGGGAATTATCAGACTACCTTTGAATTAAGCGAAGGCAATGGGTTGTATTTTTATTACTTTAAAATCGATTATCCCTTAAACAATCATGTTGAAACTCTTTACTATGGCAATAATCGATACCAATTGGGCGGTCTAGGAGAAACGTATTATGAAATTGAAGACATCAAACAATATCAGCTAACTAGTTATTTATATGATGACCCAGCTCCTGAATGGTATCGGTCAGGAGTAGCTTATCAAATATTTGTTGACCGATTTTATAATGGAAACGAGAAAGGAATTGTTTCCCATCCTAAGAAAAATTCATTTATTTATGCTTCACCAGAAGATGATCCTGTCTATTTAAAAGATGAAATAGGCGACATTATGCGTTGGGAATTTTTTGGCGGGAATTTAAAAGGCATTATTCAAAAGCTGCCATATCTAGCTAACTTAGGAATCACGATCCTTTATTTAAATCCTATATTTGAAGCTCGCAGCAATCATAAATACGACACGGGAGATTTTTTGAAAATCGACCCCATGTTTGGCGATGAAGCCATTTTTAAAGAGTTAATCGAACAAGCTCGAACATTGGGTATCCATATTATTTTAGACGGCGTCTTTAATCATACAGGAGCGGATAGCCGGTATTTTAATCGTTACGGAACGTATGATGACCTTGGAGCTTACCAGTCGCGCGAAAGCGAGTACGCTGATTGGTACACCTTTGATCAATTTCCTGAGGAGTACCAATCATGGTGGGGTATCAAGGATGTACCGACTCTTAATAAAGAAACGCCAGCAGTTCAAAACTTTATTTACGCTGGTAAGGACAGTGTGATCCGAACCTGGTCTAAATTAGGGTTAGGAGGGTGGCGTATTGACGTGGCTGATGAGTTGAGCGACTCTTTTTTAGCCGGTATCCGAAAGGCGTTAGAGGAAACGATTGCTGAACCGGTGTTGATCGGAGAAGTCTGGGAAGATGCGTCCAACAAAATTGCGTATGAGCAGCGTCGCCATTATCTTGAAGGCGGTATGTTGCACGGCGCCATGAATTACCCTTTTCGAGAAATCATTATCGGGGTATTAAACCATACCATTACAACGAAAGAAGCAGCTTTGCGAAGCATGCATCTAAAAGAAAATTATCCTCCAGAAGCCTTTAAAAATAATTTTAACAACATAGGAACCCATGATACAGCAAGAATCTTAACGGCTGTTCAAAATAATGTACCGGCCTTAAAGCAAGCTTTAGCATTATTGTTCGCTTTGCCAGGAATACCTTGCCTTTATTATGGAGACGAAGCGGGGGTAGAAGGTGGAGAAGATCCTGCGAATCGCAAAATGTTTCCATGGGGGCGAGAAAACAAAACGATCCAGTCTTATGCTTATGAATGGATAGCTTTAAGAAGAGAAGAAGCTGCCTTACAAGAAGGAGACTATTACGCTTTTTCAACTAGAAAAGTCTTAGGAATCGTACGCTACTTAAGCGAAGAAGAATACCTCGTTCTTTTGATAAACGTATCAGACCAAGAAGTAACGTTCACTACAAAAGAAACCACAACAGACTATTCTTTTGATATCCAAGCTTTTTTAACTAAACAAGGTTTGGCTGAAAAAACTATTCCAGCTCAAGGAATTCAAGTGATCAAAAAATCAAGATGA
- a CDS encoding glycogen/starch/alpha-glucan phosphorylase, giving the protein MVLTTKEFREDFSKTFEGLYAFDLSEASPIQYYTALGNYLKVYSADNWSHTNQAYLEHQVKQVYYFSMEFLPGRMLKSNLLNLGILDTVRDGLREMGLDFEVIARAEVDPALGNGGLGRLASCFMDSIASLGIPGNGNGIRYRYGLFQQKFVDGYQVELPENWLRDGNVWEVRKENKAVMVRFGGQAILSEDPDGRLKPIYSQTQNILAVPYDTGMIGYQNEVVNNLRLWSAEIPPEEEIHYHTIADREKVNQITEVLYPDDSNYEGQILRLRQEYFFTSAGVQSIVRYYKQMVLTWQHFPDKVAIHINDTHPALCIPELMRILLDEEGLSWEQAWEITQKTMSYTNHTILQEAMEKWPVRMVQELVPRIYQIIEEINQRHIDKKLPLYTPELTYRTTIIADGNVKMAHLAIIGSHSVNGVAKLHTEILMHEVLRDFYQMYPAKFNNKTNGITQRRWLHLANEGLTKLIDNKIGTAWKTNPSELKLFKSFANNEDTLAQLAEIKLENKKQFAAYAEKEMGIELDPTALFDVQIKRLHAYKRQLLNALHILDRYLKIKDDPDLDIQPRVFIFGAKAAPSYVYAKQIIKLINTIADMVNNDPAIGNKIKVVFVENYGVSLAELIIPAAEVSEQISLAGKEASGTSNMKLMLNGALTVATLDGANVEIRDFVGEDNIFLFGLNDQEVYAFYENGTYHSRDIYDSNPRLQRVLNTFIDGTIPGIETEGRVIFDSLVQYNDEYFVLKDFESYVEVQEKVDQLYQDPMAWNQKSLLNIASSGPFSADFTIKRYAEEIWKTDSQLPAIQQYIHLTEPI; this is encoded by the coding sequence ATGGTTTTAACGACAAAAGAATTTAGAGAAGACTTTAGTAAGACATTTGAAGGGTTGTATGCTTTTGATCTTTCAGAAGCTTCGCCGATCCAATACTATACAGCATTAGGAAATTATTTGAAAGTTTATAGTGCAGACAACTGGAGTCACACGAATCAAGCTTACTTAGAACATCAAGTGAAGCAAGTGTACTATTTTTCGATGGAGTTTTTACCAGGACGTATGCTGAAAAGCAACTTGCTTAATTTAGGAATCTTGGATACTGTTCGTGATGGTCTAAGAGAAATGGGCTTAGATTTTGAAGTTATCGCACGTGCAGAAGTAGACCCGGCGTTAGGAAACGGCGGATTAGGAAGGTTGGCTTCTTGTTTTATGGATTCGATTGCTTCACTAGGTATTCCAGGCAACGGCAACGGCATTCGGTACCGTTACGGCTTATTCCAACAAAAATTTGTTGATGGATATCAAGTTGAGCTGCCCGAAAACTGGCTGCGTGACGGCAATGTATGGGAAGTGCGTAAAGAAAATAAAGCCGTGATGGTTCGGTTTGGCGGGCAAGCAATCTTAAGCGAAGATCCTGATGGCCGCTTAAAACCGATTTACTCTCAAACACAAAACATTTTAGCGGTCCCTTATGATACAGGGATGATTGGGTACCAAAATGAAGTTGTGAATAATTTGCGGCTATGGTCGGCTGAAATTCCACCTGAAGAAGAAATCCATTACCATACGATTGCTGATCGTGAGAAGGTGAACCAAATCACTGAAGTTTTGTATCCAGATGATTCAAATTATGAAGGACAGATTCTGCGTTTAAGGCAAGAATATTTCTTTACTTCGGCAGGGGTTCAAAGTATTGTCCGTTATTACAAACAAATGGTATTAACTTGGCAGCATTTTCCAGATAAAGTTGCTATCCACATCAACGATACTCACCCGGCTTTATGCATTCCAGAATTAATGAGGATTCTTTTGGATGAAGAAGGACTAAGCTGGGAACAAGCCTGGGAAATCACTCAAAAAACGATGAGTTATACTAACCATACTATTTTACAAGAAGCGATGGAAAAATGGCCAGTGCGTATGGTTCAAGAATTAGTGCCGCGTATTTACCAAATCATTGAAGAAATCAACCAACGGCATATCGATAAAAAACTGCCATTATATACTCCAGAATTAACGTATCGGACAACGATCATTGCCGACGGGAATGTGAAAATGGCTCATTTGGCTATTATTGGAAGCCATAGCGTCAATGGTGTAGCTAAATTGCATACCGAAATTTTGATGCATGAAGTCTTACGAGATTTCTATCAAATGTACCCAGCTAAATTCAATAATAAAACGAATGGTATCACGCAGCGGCGTTGGTTGCACTTAGCTAACGAAGGATTAACAAAATTGATCGACAACAAAATCGGAACCGCATGGAAAACTAATCCGTCTGAGTTAAAACTGTTTAAATCTTTTGCCAATAATGAAGATACATTAGCTCAGCTTGCTGAAATCAAATTAGAAAACAAGAAACAATTCGCTGCATATGCAGAAAAAGAAATGGGAATAGAGTTGGATCCGACTGCATTGTTCGATGTACAGATCAAACGTTTGCATGCCTATAAACGTCAACTGTTAAATGCATTGCATATTCTGGATCGCTATCTAAAAATCAAAGATGATCCTGATTTAGATATCCAACCGCGTGTTTTTATTTTTGGAGCAAAAGCTGCTCCCAGTTATGTTTATGCGAAACAAATCATCAAGTTAATTAATACTATTGCTGATATGGTCAATAACGACCCAGCTATCGGCAACAAAATCAAAGTCGTTTTTGTGGAAAACTATGGCGTTTCATTAGCTGAATTGATCATTCCAGCTGCAGAAGTGAGCGAGCAGATTTCATTGGCTGGCAAAGAAGCCTCTGGAACGAGCAATATGAAACTGATGCTGAACGGTGCCTTGACAGTGGCAACATTAGATGGAGCCAATGTGGAGATCCGCGATTTTGTTGGAGAGGATAATATTTTCTTGTTTGGGTTGAACGATCAAGAAGTCTATGCTTTTTACGAAAATGGCACTTATCATTCGCGGGATATTTACGACTCAAATCCTCGATTGCAACGTGTTTTAAATACTTTTATTGACGGGACTATTCCAGGGATCGAAACAGAAGGTCGAGTTATTTTCGATTCATTAGTACAGTACAATGATGAATATTTTGTGCTGAAAGACTTTGAAAGTTACGTTGAAGTTCAAGAAAAAGTTGATCAATTGTATCAGGATCCAATGGCTTGGAACCAAAAGTCTCTTTTGAACATAGCTAGTTCAGGTCCGTTTTCAGCCGATTTTACGATCAAACGCTACGCAGAAGAAATTTGGAAAACCGATTCTCAATTGCCCGCGATACAACAATACATTCATTTAACGGAACCCATTTAA
- the glgA gene encoding glycogen synthase GlgA, translated as MKVLFAAAECAPFFKTGGLGDVAGALPKELKKQGIDVAVVLPFYTTMPQLYKDQLEDVMQFEVKVGWRNQFCGIKKLIKDNVTYYFIDNLYYFDRPSIYGFDDDGERYAFFAQAICEMMEKIEFIPDVLHVNDWHTAIIPVLLKDKYHWIKQYKEIKTMLTIHNLQFQGIYNQAVLSDWYGIGYNAFHEQGLKYYEDVNCLKGGIFFADHVTTVSPTYAQEIQTAYFGEGLDGVLRQNNYKLSGILNGIDYDVFNPATDDKIEAHFSIDDRSGKALDKALLQERVGLPIEPEVPLMSMVSRLTTQKGCHLLQEKMDELMQRDIQVLILGTGETEYEESFRYFTWRYPDKFKVIVDFDTTLAQQIYAGSDLFIMPSAFEPCGLSQLYSLRYGTLPIVHETGGLKDTVEPYNAVTGKGTGFSFYDYRGHVMLKTIDQALTVYYDEPDQWDSLIEQAMQQDFSWEKSTESYIEQYKAL; from the coding sequence ATGAAAGTATTATTTGCAGCAGCTGAATGTGCACCTTTTTTTAAAACAGGGGGCTTAGGCGATGTAGCCGGTGCGCTGCCGAAAGAATTAAAAAAACAAGGAATTGATGTAGCCGTCGTTTTGCCATTTTATACGACGATGCCGCAACTATATAAAGACCAATTAGAAGATGTCATGCAGTTTGAAGTGAAAGTCGGCTGGCGTAATCAGTTTTGCGGCATAAAAAAATTAATAAAAGATAATGTAACATATTATTTTATTGATAATCTTTATTACTTTGATCGTCCTAGTATTTATGGTTTTGACGACGACGGCGAGCGGTATGCTTTTTTCGCACAAGCTATTTGTGAAATGATGGAAAAAATTGAGTTTATACCAGATGTATTGCACGTAAATGACTGGCACACTGCCATTATTCCGGTCTTGTTGAAAGATAAATACCACTGGATCAAGCAATACAAAGAGATCAAAACGATGTTGACCATTCATAATCTTCAATTTCAAGGTATTTACAATCAAGCTGTTTTATCTGATTGGTATGGAATTGGTTATAATGCCTTTCACGAACAGGGGCTGAAGTATTATGAAGATGTCAATTGTTTAAAAGGCGGTATATTTTTTGCAGATCATGTCACTACTGTTAGTCCAACATATGCTCAAGAAATTCAAACCGCTTATTTTGGCGAAGGTTTAGATGGTGTTTTACGCCAAAATAATTACAAATTAAGCGGCATTTTAAACGGAATTGATTACGATGTTTTCAATCCAGCAACGGATGACAAGATTGAAGCTCACTTTTCGATCGATGATCGAAGCGGTAAAGCTTTGGATAAAGCTTTACTGCAAGAGCGCGTTGGTTTGCCAATTGAACCTGAAGTGCCTTTGATGTCGATGGTGAGTCGTTTGACAACGCAAAAAGGATGCCATTTATTGCAAGAAAAAATGGATGAACTGATGCAGCGAGATATCCAAGTCTTGATTTTGGGTACAGGAGAAACGGAATACGAAGAAAGTTTCCGTTACTTTACTTGGCGTTATCCGGATAAGTTTAAAGTCATCGTTGATTTTGATACGACGTTAGCACAGCAGATTTATGCCGGCAGCGATTTGTTTATAATGCCTTCAGCTTTTGAACCCTGCGGCTTGTCTCAGCTTTATTCGCTTCGTTATGGAACATTGCCTATCGTGCATGAAACAGGCGGCTTAAAAGACACTGTTGAGCCGTACAATGCTGTTACAGGCAAAGGAACAGGTTTTAGTTTCTACGATTATCGAGGTCATGTAATGCTCAAGACCATTGATCAAGCCTTAACCGTTTACTATGATGAACCTGATCAGTGGGACAGTTTGATCGAACAAGCAATGCAGCAGGATTTCAGTTGGGAAAAATCAACTGAAAGCTATATTGAACAGTACAAAGCATTGTAA
- the glgD gene encoding glucose-1-phosphate adenylyltransferase subunit GlgD, translated as MKKHKVCAILNLNEDGSRLAPLTDTRPITSLPFGCRYRLIDFPFTSLHSAEIESAAFFLTGNGRSLHDHIRSGASWGLDSSIGGGLFPHTEIDIKEAVETHQPNQLSSFYHDQIHYVVRSKADYVVVMGSKMLCNIDIQPLLHYHQEKGSDVTIMYKNVPKETCTASAAESHFSFDAEGTDRITGINLVSHTPEEVGRVALSMGIAIMRSEKFIELTTEAGKQNLKGDTLLLVKNQLEHNKVYGYEYTGYLKDIDDIQSYFDANMDMLNEDNYNALFNRGDAIITKVKNGAPTFYSKEAEVKNAQFASDCFIEGKVENSLIFRKVKVAKGAVIDHSVVMQGSEIGEGSHLEYVILDKGVKVGAGVSLKGTPEDVLVIKKNAVIEAEKGA; from the coding sequence ATGAAGAAGCATAAAGTATGTGCTATTTTAAATTTAAATGAAGACGGTTCAAGGTTGGCGCCCTTAACCGATACACGGCCGATTACCTCATTGCCCTTCGGCTGCCGGTATCGATTAATTGATTTTCCTTTTACAAGTTTACACAGTGCTGAAATCGAATCAGCTGCTTTTTTCTTGACGGGAAATGGACGTTCTTTGCACGATCATATTCGCAGCGGAGCTTCTTGGGGATTAGATTCTTCTATTGGCGGAGGATTGTTTCCTCATACGGAGATTGATATAAAAGAAGCTGTGGAAACTCATCAACCGAACCAGCTAAGCAGTTTTTATCATGACCAAATCCATTATGTTGTCCGTTCAAAAGCAGATTATGTTGTTGTGATGGGCAGCAAGATGTTGTGCAATATTGACATTCAACCGCTCTTGCATTACCACCAAGAAAAAGGATCCGATGTGACGATCATGTATAAAAATGTGCCAAAAGAAACGTGCACAGCAAGTGCTGCAGAATCTCATTTTTCTTTTGATGCTGAAGGAACGGATAGAATTACTGGCATCAACTTGGTTAGTCACACTCCTGAAGAAGTGGGGAGAGTTGCTTTGAGCATGGGAATTGCCATTATGCGTTCTGAGAAATTCATTGAATTGACGACTGAAGCTGGCAAACAAAACTTAAAAGGGGATACGTTGCTGTTGGTGAAAAACCAATTGGAACACAATAAAGTTTACGGATATGAGTACACTGGGTATTTAAAAGACATCGATGATATTCAAAGTTACTTTGATGCAAACATGGACATGTTAAATGAAGATAACTACAACGCATTGTTTAACCGTGGCGATGCTATCATTACAAAAGTTAAAAATGGTGCGCCAACCTTTTATTCTAAAGAAGCTGAAGTTAAGAATGCTCAATTCGCGAGTGACTGTTTCATTGAAGGAAAAGTAGAAAACTCATTGATTTTCCGTAAAGTGAAAGTGGCTAAAGGAGCTGTGATCGATCACTCAGTCGTGATGCAAGGCAGCGAGATTGGCGAAGGATCTCACTTAGAATACGTGATCTTAGATAAAGGAGTAAAAGTCGGCGCGGGGGTCAGTCTTAAAGGAACTCCTGAAGACGTTTTAGTGATCAAGAAAAATGCAGTGATCGAAGCAGAGAAAGGGGCTTAA